Proteins encoded together in one Undibacterium sp. CCC3.4 window:
- a CDS encoding ribbon-helix-helix domain-containing protein: protein MSARFSVVLSDDLNRDIDKAVEANETNKSELLRKALQLYLAALDGKGRGLKLGLVDPKTEKMQTEFIGL from the coding sequence ATGTCAGCACGGTTCAGCGTAGTTCTATCGGATGATCTCAACCGAGACATAGATAAAGCCGTAGAGGCAAACGAAACTAACAAGAGTGAGTTGTTACGCAAGGCGCTGCAACTCTATCTTGCGGCGCTCGATGGCAAAGGGCGCGGCCTGAAATTAGGTTTGGTTGATCCTAAAACCGAAAAAATGCAAACGGAGTTTATTGGCCTATGA
- a CDS encoding DUF1272 domain-containing protein yields MLELRPNCEHCDIDLAPASEAARICSYECTFCAACAEHVYADICPNCQGRLVPRPIRPAAKLLKDPASTRRVHRP; encoded by the coding sequence ATGCTGGAATTACGCCCGAACTGCGAACACTGCGACATCGATTTAGCGCCCGCCTCCGAGGCTGCGCGCATCTGCAGTTATGAATGTACCTTTTGTGCCGCTTGCGCCGAACACGTCTATGCCGATATTTGCCCGAATTGCCAAGGCCGCTTGGTGCCGCGTCCGATACGACCGGCAGCAAAACTGCTGAAAGATCCGGCCTCGACGCGGCGCGTACACCGTCCCTGA